The Budorcas taxicolor isolate Tak-1 chromosome 2, Takin1.1, whole genome shotgun sequence nucleotide sequence cagaatggactggttggatctccttgcagtccaaggactctcaagagtcttctccaacaccacagttcaaaagaatcagtcctttggtgcttagccttctttatagtccaacttttttttttttttttttaaagcaaagtacTTTGGGGAAACACATCTGTGTGGGCTTGAGCCTTAAATGGCTTTGCCCTGCTTTGAGGCATCTCATGCCTTGCTCCTTGAGACTAAGTGGTAGGGGGAATGAAGCAGGACTCCTTAGAGCTTGGATGGACTTGGAAAAGGCCCCCTTGGGTACAGAAGCCCAAAGAAGCTACCAAAGTGAATTTACTCCACTTTTGTTGTGGAAGCTAGACCCTGACCTCCACTCAGACACGTGAATAAGCCTGTCCTCCTCTTGTTGAACAGAAGAATCCACATTCTTTGAGCCAGGATGTTAGGGAAGAATGTGACACAGCACAAAAATGGACGTTGGAGTCAAAGAGAACTGGATCTGAGTCTTGTCTTTGCAACTTTAGCTGTGAGACTTTTGGCAAGTACTTTTTCTCTTTGAGTTTGAAATTCTCAATggcaaatggaaaaaataatatctCCCAGGGTAACTGGGAAAGATAAATCCCAGGAGAAAACTTACATGAAAGCTCCTTGCAAAGTGTCTGGTGGATATTTAAACACAGGATGGAGAAGAGATGTCTGGGAAGAAAGAATTTGCCAGTGTTTCTCCAGAcatattcttgtgtgtgtgtgtgtgtgtgtgtgtgtgtgtgtgtgtgtgtgtatgtgtgtctgtgtctgtttggCCACATGGCCCTCAGGGATtgtagttctctgaccagggatcaaacctatgcccccctgcactgggagtgtgaagtattaaccactgggctgccaggaaagtccctctccAGACACACCGCAGTGAGCATTTTTATAGTGGGATGACAGGAGCTGTATAGTCTTCCTACCTCCAAGATCCTCAGTTTTCCCTCAAAAGGGATATCTGACTACAAGGAGAGACTCCTAGAATTTAAGATTAAATGTCAGAATGTGTCACTTTCTGCAACAGAATACAGATTTATTATCTTGTTTCCAAGATGTTGTCAATTATAAAATGTACAATTGGTTAAAAAACAGCTttttgagagggaaaaaaatacaacttTGTTAATGGACCcatcaattttaaaacatattctgaCTTCAGAATCATTAAAATGGGAACAAGTGTATGTCTTGCAATGGAAGAAATTCATGATAATAATGGTGGTTCCCATTTGGAAAGCATCTGTTGGGTGCCAGGCACCACCTGAGTGACTTGTTATAGTCACCCAGTGGGGCAGACATTATTCCACTTCATGTTAGGAAACAGAATAGGGAGGAGTCAAGTCACTCTCCCAAGGTCTCACGACCAGGAAGTGGGGCTTAGAAAACAGGTCACTTTAATCCCAAATTCTTTCCCTTTTCAACTCTTCTCCAGGCTAAGGAGTCAAAGAGATAAGTTCTGTCCAGGGGAATGGTTTGTGAATACGGTACTTTGAATATATCCAGAATCTTTGTAAAGTGACCAGGAAGggtagctgctactgctgctaagtcgcttcagtcatgtctgactctgtgcgaccccatagatggcagcccatcaggctcccctatccctgggattcttcaggcaagaatactggaatgggttgccatttctttctccaatgcatgaaagtgaaaagtcaaagtgaagtcactcagtcgtgtctgactcttagcgaccccacggactgcagcctaccaggctcctccgtccatgggattttccaggcaagagtactggagtggggtgccattgccttctccaaggaagggTAGTGGTAACATAAATAGAGTTGTAATCTAATCAGTCTCTAAATACCTGACCTTGGAGGGAAGGTGGTAACTGGAGAGTGAGGACTGCTCAGAATCCAGATAGAGGCAGCCAAGAAATGACCCCGAGTCCAGGTTAACCCAGCCACACCAccccctggggtgggaagggccCTCACCCTGGCCAGTCTCCAGGCTCATTCTTGGCGTGGACACTCCAATACACTTTCATCCCAGAGGCCAGTCTTCCCATGTTTTCCTAAGGTCATCCTGTGTCCTTGACTTTGACTCTTTGCTAAAGATGTAGACACCTTTGGAGAATTCAGTTTTTTCTATAACCTTTCttagagatggagaaatatgcagATCAGTTGTCAGAAGCTAGCTAGCGTTCATTTAGTCCTAGAACAAGTTATATATGAACAAGTTGAGTTTTGGTTAGTTAGTCCCAGTTAGTTCCCCTGTGCCTGATTACGGGATCAAGTATTTTGGGCTGCAAAGCTATGGATAGGGCCCTTCCTCTGATATGACCTCAGCAGACCCTCTCAGGAGCATGCCCTGACTCCTGACTCCTAACCAGAAGAGGCCTGGGCTATCTGCTTGCCTGCCTACCTGTCTGTCTGTTTAGCTGTTGCGTTTAGAAGAGACAGCTAAACCCACATCAGTGGATTCCCAAAGTTAGCAGAGCTTTTAGGAAGGGTGGTGGCAGGGATACGGATGAAGCTGGGCTGGGGCCTGGCAGGATGGGGCTGGGGGTCGCCAGAAGCATAAGGGATGGAGTAAGAGATGCCCCCGTCAACCTGATCAGAAGGGACTCATCGTGAAGCTGCCAGAGAAAAATGTGCTTCTTAGTCTTGACCGAAGGCTCTTTGGACAGTGGCCAAGACAACACTAGCGTGGGAGTCACCGAGTCTCCATGTGGACATCAACAGGGCTGAAGGTCACCGTTGCAGGCTGTTGGCTGCTATTGCTGTTTGCGCCCAGGGCAGAAGGGGAAGCTGGCTTGGGGCCCTTGGGTTCCAGCTCCCGTCTCGTTCTCATTTTCCTGTAATGAGATACCAACACAGGGCTGAGTCTTCCTCGTTGTGTGCCCTGCGGAACAGGCTGTGTAACCACAGCTCCAGCGAGGAGATTAATGTACTGATAccgaatatagtttcctgtgctatacagtaggaccttgttgtttatctattttatatatagtatctgctaaccccaaacttctaatttattcctctcccccaacccccaccttttccctttggtaaccataggtttgttttttatgtctgtgagtctgtttcacttttatcttatttacttacttcatttttggccacactgccaAAAagaatccctgaccagggatcagatggGCACatcctgcactggaagtgtggccTCTTAGCTACACTTAGGGAAagcctctgtttctgttttataaataagttcatttgtatcagatTTTAGATCCCATATgcaagtgatgtgtgtgtgttagtcattcagtcagtgtccaactctttgcgaccccatggactgtagcccgccaggctcctctgtccatgggattcgccaggcaagaatactgcattggattgccattcccttctccagaggatcttcctgacccagggatcaaactctggtctcctgcattgcaagcagattctttaccatttgtgctacagggaagtccttatataaatgatatcatgtgtgatatttgtctctttctgacttacttcacttagtaagatAACCTCTAGGTGCATTCATGtcctgcaaatagcattattccattctttttcatggatGGGTATATTCCATTCTGTGCGCATACCATATcttcctcatccattcatctgctggtggacatttaGCCTGTTTGCATGTCTCGCTGTTGTTAAGTAGcgctgctctgaacattggggcacatgtgtctttttgaagtatggtttttctctggatatatgcccaggagtggaactcCTAGTTCATATGAacatcagccctgaatactcattagaaggactgatgctgaagctgaaactccaatagtttggccacttgatgtgaagaactgactcattggaaaagaccctgatgctgggaaagactgaaggcaggaggagaaagggatgacagaggatgagatggttgaatggattcaccgactcgatggacatgagtttgagcaaggtccaggagttggtggtggacagggaagcctggtgtgctgcagtctgtggggtcgcaaatgattggacatgactgagcgactgaactgaacagatggaaatggcaacccactctagttttcttgcctggagaatcccatggacagaggagcctggtgggctatagttcatagggttgcaaagagctggacacaactgaagcaacttagcactcacgcatGGATACTCTCACTTTAAGattttaaagaaacctccatactggtctccacagtggctgcaccatttgcattcccacccacagtgcaggagggttcccttttctccacaccctctctagcatttattatttgcagattaaaaaaaatttttttttctaaaaaatatatgtgtattttttcattCCACACACTGAACATGTTTCTCTTGTCCAATTTAATCTGTGTAGAGTTTaacttcggagaaggcgatggcaccccactccagtactcttgcctggaaaatcccatggacggaggagcctggtaggctgcagtccatggggtcgctgggagtcagacacgactgagtgacttcactttcacttttcattttcatgcattggagaaggaaatggcaacccactccagtgttcttgcctggagaatcccggggacgggggagcctgatgggctgccgtctatggggttgcacagagtcggacacgactgaaacaacttagcagcagcagcagagtttaaCTTACAGTGCCTGGAGGAAGCAACATGACGTGGTACTGGGCCAGcacatttttaaagggaaattgcTATTTTTCCTTAAAAGTACTTTTAATTAAAGATATTCAAAAATACAAATGGGACCACTAAACTATAATGAtcagtatgaggtgatacctcattataggtgttttttttcttcacatttttattggaatatagttgtcTTACAATACTGCGTTAATTttagttgtacagcaaagtgaatcagctatatatatacatatacccactcttttagactcttttcccatataggtcattacagagtactgagcacagctccctatgctatacagtgggttgtttttttttaattaattatctcttttatatagaaTAGTatttatgtcagtcccaatcttccaatttgtCCCTCTCTCCTTACTAACTGGCAATCCTAAGTATATTTAACACATCTGTAACTCGACCTCAttatagctttgatttgcatttctctaatagtcaGTCATGTTGAGTGTGGccatctgtgtgttttctttggagcAATGCCTATTTAGAGATATTTCCACTCTAAAGATGATAAAATCAAGGCATGGAGAGCTTCCGTAACTTGACTGCTTTTGACAGACTTAAGACCAAATCCAGGTGTCTCAGTTCCCAGCTCAGGCATCATTGTAAATAGGATGGGCTGAGCGGAGCCTCCATCTCGATTTTAACCTAGAAAGGGGCTCAGAGTTCCAGCAATGATAGAGAAGAATGATAGGTAGACCGTAGGGTTGGATGCAACTTGGTTTGAAATATACccaaattgtaaatattttttaatatatgaaatattattattattattattatatgtgtACTGGTGGGAATATTTTCTCTGAAACAAGATGGATGAGTTCGAATCCCAACTCTATCAACTAGGGTTGAGTAAACTTGGACATGTCATTTAATCTTCCCCTGCCTGTTTCAAACGTATAAAACTGGGGATATAGAATACCCACTTTCTGACACTGTTATGAAGACTAACTGAGTTAACACATGTAAAGAGCTTAGAATTGTCCCAGCACAtagtaagcttccctggtggctcagctggtaaagaattcgcctgcaatacaggagacctgggttcaattcctgggctgggaagatcccctggagaaggaaggttacccactccagtattctgacctggagaattctatcaagtgtatagtccatggggtcacaaagagttggacacgactgagcgactttcacttatagTAAGAGATCAATATATGTTAGCTACCTTTACAAATAACATTGTCATTATAAAAACAATGCAGATATCAAGAAGCACACCCCCTGACCATGCAAAAGCCAACCTACCAACTAACCTACTAGCAATTCCATTATGCAGACATACCGGTTGTTAATACCTTGCTGTGTATTATTTGAACTTTTCCTGGGTGTGTGAGTGCAACCCATGTATATGATCATGATATACCTACTGCCTTGCAAATTTTGACAGTATGTTGTAAACAGTTTTTCTCatcaataaatacatttctacaaaatcttttttttttaatggcttctaGGTCTTCTATGGTGTAATTGAATGcagttttttaattttgatttcttcCCTCACAAGAACAACCTTCTAGCAAAGTTGTGACTAGAGGTGATAACAcaacatttattctttttgcaATCAATCTATATTATTTCCTCTTATTTGatgccagaaaataaagtcacaggTATGTACATTTCAGTGTTTGTCACACCAACTACTTACATGGGCCACTCAGTATAACCTCACAGAGGGCTCTCCAACAGAAGAGGATTGAAACACCACTTTACTATCTGTAAATTACACATGAGTTTATCACAGAGCTCAAGATCAttatcatgggacttccctggcagtccagtggttaagactctatgctcccaatgcaggaggcacgggtttgatccctggttaggctAAGATCATGTATGTCATAcagggtggccaaaaaaaagaaaaaaaagtcattatcATTATTGTATACCAAAAatccttctccaaatataaaaATCTACGGTCACTATGAAGTTCTTccagtagtgaaagtgaaagtgaagtcgctcagttatgtctgactttgcaaccccatggactgtagcctaccaggctcctccatccatggaattttccaggcaagagtactggaatgggttgccatttccttctccaggggatcttcccgacccagggatcgaacctgggtctcccacatcacaggcagacgctttaccgtccaaGCCACCACACAAGTTTATTCTTCCAGTAGACTAAACATCAAAAAAGGACCCACAAAAGGTAAGAGCATTTGAAAATGGACTCAAAGATACTGCTGTGCACATAACAGGCAACTACAAACACTAGCTTCCATTCATTCTAGCATCACTGAAGGGACCAGATGGTTCTAAAGCCCAGGGCATCCCGTACCTGTTGTACATCTTCAGTAAGATCAGAACCACGGTGAAGATGATGATGACAACCACCACAACAGCAGCAATGATGGCGCCAGAACCTACGAGGAAGAGAAGAGTGGAGATGGCCAGTgtgcagtgaaagtgttagttgctcactcacatgcagctcttggtgaccccatggactgtagcgcaccagggaatttccaggcaggaatactggagtgggtagccattcccttctccagaggatcttctctacccaaggatggagcctgggtctccagcatggcaggcagagtctctgcagtctgaaccaccagggaagcccaggctagTGTGCAAACGGAGTCCAAAAAGGATTCAGAAGATGGGAGCGGGACCCACGTGGCGGCACCCTGCGCCCCCCCCGGGTCAAGGAGAAGAGAGAACGCCACACTCACTGCTGGAACACTCACTGTGGACCCCAGGGGAGAATCGCTCTAGAGCAGCAGAGCACCTCTACCCGCTGTGTGTGTGAGGGCCCTCAGCACACTACCTGCCAGAATTCTGCCGTAGGTCCAGTCCCGCTTTTATCATCCCCAACATACTTCAAACTGGTTGCATGAAACAAAACATCCTTGCTTCTTTTTGATAATACAAGAGTAATATgcaatttttgtatatttatatatatatttgactgtACCacacggcatgtaggatcttagttccctggccagggattgaatccatgcttTTGCATTcaaagtgtgaagtcttaaccactggactgccagagaagcccctgtagataatttggaaatataaacaaacacaagCCAAAAAGGAGGGGAGGATAAGACCTCCTTGCCCCGAGAACCACTGAGAGTctacatatgtatacattcacCAATGTGATCATATttttgcatatatacatattaaatatcCACACCTTTTGAATAATTTAATAATCCTATGTCTGAAAATCtatcttaagaaaatatttataaatatggaaaaatatgtatttgataaAAATGGAACCATGTTCCATAAACTTTTATAACAAAATATCCTGATTATATTGCTATACAGGTATATGTTTCTCTTCATGACTTTTGAAGGCTGTATAGTACTCCATTGTTTGGCTGGCCATAATTTATTTGCCAATTCTTTACTGAGGATATTTATGTTGCATTCAATTTTACACTATTAAAAACAAGGCTATAATGAATGTCCTTGTAGCTTAATATCTCAGATTCTACTTTCAATATCAGCACCCAGTCCTAATGTCAATTTCTAATTTTAGGTTCAAGATCAATATCTTTGCCAGAATTGATATTGAAAGTATCAACAATCATAAAAAAGCTTCACACTTTAAACAAATCTATTCGATTTTGGATAATTGATCATAGGCAGTAATCCCTAATAAAGAAAAAGCTGTATAAATGAAAATGCTTATTACATTCTGAATATTCTAAATATGCAAAAGGTTAAAAAGATATGGTATACTTATCCCTTGAAGTATTatacagtaattaaaataatgattatgaAGACTCTGGTACATGGAACACTTCTGATGATTTAAAAGTGGAAAATAGAATATGATACTATACACATACccacgtatacatatatacacattatattgCAACCATTAAAATATGTACACACAAACATAACGTTAAGCAAAAGAAGTCAGATACAAAACATACAGATACATGATTCCATGTATACAAAGTTCAAAACCAGGGTAGAATTAATCTACGGTGgtagaaattagaaaaatgtgGGTTCCCTTGAGTGGGCGGGGGCTAATGCTTGCAAGGAGCACTGGAACTTCCGGGACCCTGATGGCAGTCTGCTCCTTCATCTGGGTGCTGGTTACACAGCTGTGTGCACTCTGTGGAAATTCATCCAGCTGTTTGCATGTATGTAATGCTCTtatcggaggaggcaatggcaccccactccagcactcttgcctcgaaaatcccatggacagaggagcctggtgggctgcagtccatggggtcgcaaagagctggacatgactgagcgacttcactttcacttttcactttcatgcattggagaaggtaatggcaacccactccagtgttcttgcctggagaatcccagggacggggtagcctggtgggctgctgtctatggggttgcacagagtcggacacgactgaagcgacttagcagcagcaatgctttTATAAAAAGTTTACTTTTGGACTTTCTTCCTGAAAGtctaggggttaagactctgcgcttccactgcagggggcacaggtttgatccctggtcaaggaattaggatcccgcatgcctcccacaccatggccaaaaaaaagtttacttaaacaaaaaaaagaccTGTGCAATTATTCATAGGAAGAAAGACTGGGAGGGACAAAAGGAGGGGGTGGGAAATCCATCACagagttttcctttccttcctggggAGTCCAGTGGGTTTTTCAACCAGtgcctggataattctttgtcatGGGGACAAAACACCTCTGTACTGCAGTGTGTTCGGCAGTATCCCTGGCTTATACTCACTAGATACCAGGAGCACTTCTCCCCACACACCCCCAGTTGGAAtaaccaaaaatgtcttcaggCATTGCCAAATATCCCTGGTGATAGAGTTGCCAGATATAATATAGGATACCCATGTATATTAGAATATCTGATAAATAATGACAAATTTCAAAATGCATCTGAAATATTACACAATATATCCATTATTCTAAAAATCTATTAATTGTTTATCTTATATTCAAATTTAATTGGtaacttgtatttttatttgttcattctggCAATTCTATTTAGGGGGCAAAATTGACTGGTTGAGAACCATGAAACAGTATTATTCCCACCTTGCTGACAGTAATTCTATCTGCTTTGCATTTCCCTTTAGAACTGTTTTGAGACATTCCTCAGCAGGCCTTTGTAGGTCTCTGCACCCAGCAAAGAGCAGGCTAACACATGAGACCCCCTCCCAAGAGTGACTCTCTCTGGGTCTCCATGTAAGAGACACACCCTGCCACGAATCCAGCTCCCTGCCAGTACCACAGTCTGGAGCCGATTATCACTGCTCATCACTGCCCCGCGTGTGTTGGGAGGCCTGTTCCATCCTCAGAGGTATGAACcaaagagaggggcttcccaggtggcgatagtggtaaagactctgcctgccaatgcaggagatgaaagagatgtgggttcaatccctgggctgggaagaccccctggaggagggcatggcgacccactccagcattcttgcctggagaatcccatggacagaggagcctggcagaatacagtccacagggtggcagagtcagacatgagagaaatgacttagcacacatgcacgtacaAAGTGGACCCAAACTCCACCTAATACAATCAGTTGGTTTTCTGAGGAGTGGTCCTCACTTTTCTCCTGGGGGCCTCTTGTTCCTGGCAAAGGTCTCTCCAGGACTAGCTCTTCCCACCTACATCTGTTGACTTCTTTGCAAATTGACAGGATGTTTTtgctttccaaagaaaatatgaaagtagTTGCATTTTAAGGTGACTTGTAAGGgccttttaaaagtcattttaaggTGACTCATTAgggccattttaaaaaatatttatttttttatttggctgcgttacatcttagttgtggca carries:
- the NCMAP gene encoding noncompact myelin-associated protein is translated as MTTATPLGGNTIFSLNMTTRGEDFLYKSSGAIIAAVVVVVIIIFTVVLILLKMYNRKMRTRRELEPKGPKPASPSALGANSNSSQQPATVTFSPVDVHMETR